The following are encoded together in the Tepidiforma bonchosmolovskayae genome:
- a CDS encoding enoyl-CoA hydratase/isomerase family protein, translating to MSNLIAIEDAGHVRTIRLNRPEVKNALSQELAWGVVTAIEEAMNVDDVWLICLTGTGDAFCSGLDLRGPGDYSPKSPLNTQLDDLGWVSQFLLTLRQKCEKPIVGAISGVAVGAGLSLALATDIRLMKRSARILAGYPRIGGSPDGGMTFTLSQAIGYEQTMRFLLENRTVDAEEALRLGLVGEVVDDDRWEARVAEYCQGLCATVSPITMRLTKRTVVKATTPIDLEAQCRLELASIRMAFASEDGREARAAFLEKRPPVFKGR from the coding sequence GTGTCGAACCTCATCGCCATCGAAGACGCCGGCCACGTCCGGACCATCCGCCTCAACCGCCCCGAGGTGAAGAACGCCCTCAGCCAGGAGCTCGCCTGGGGCGTGGTCACCGCCATTGAAGAGGCGATGAACGTCGACGACGTCTGGCTCATCTGCCTCACGGGCACGGGCGACGCCTTCTGCTCCGGCCTCGACCTCCGCGGCCCCGGCGACTACAGCCCGAAGTCGCCCCTCAACACCCAGCTCGACGACCTCGGCTGGGTCTCCCAGTTCCTCCTCACCCTCCGCCAGAAGTGCGAAAAGCCGATCGTGGGCGCCATCAGCGGCGTCGCTGTCGGCGCCGGGCTCTCCCTCGCGCTGGCCACCGACATCCGGCTGATGAAGCGGAGCGCCCGCATCCTCGCGGGCTACCCGCGCATCGGCGGGTCGCCCGACGGCGGCATGACGTTCACCCTCTCCCAGGCGATCGGCTACGAGCAGACCATGCGCTTCCTCCTCGAGAACAGGACGGTCGACGCCGAAGAGGCGCTCCGCCTCGGGCTGGTCGGCGAGGTCGTCGACGATGACCGCTGGGAGGCGCGCGTCGCCGAGTACTGCCAGGGCCTCTGCGCGACCGTTTCGCCGATCACCATGCGGCTGACGAAGCGCACGGTGGTGAAGGCGACCACGCCGATCGACCTCGAGGCCCAGTGCCGGCTGGAGCTGGCCAGCATCCGCATGGCGTTCGCCAGCGAAGACGGGCGCGAAGCGCGGGCGGCCTTCCTCGAGAAGCGGCCGCCGGTCTTCAAGGGGCGCTGA